Part of the Prunus dulcis chromosome 8, ALMONDv2, whole genome shotgun sequence genome is shown below.
AAATTAAAGTTCCATTGATTAGACAAAAGTATTATAGCTAGCTTGATCAAGAGAAGTTTTAACAATCAAAATATGTTATGTTACATGAAAATGCAGCTGAAATATGGACTACTTTCATCAGTATGTATACGCCACATGATATATCAGTTcatgaaattcaattttcagCAACTCATGTTCATCAAAATCCAATTTGGCTGTGGCTATATTACCTTGAGGCCACTCAGCAAGTAGCCTTTTCTTGAGATTTGCTACTGTCATAGATGGTGCATAAGAATGGTGTCCTATATCTGTCCCATCATAAATCCTGAACTTAAGCTCTATCTCCTCTCTTTGACCCATATCATATACCCCTTCcttctcctttcttcttcttcttcttcttccccaaaCTTGAAAACCCAAACAGACAACTTCTTCCACAGAAAGAATTCAAACTCCCCCAACCCAcctggaaaaaagaaagaaagaagagagcaAAAAAAACCCTCATTTAGTTTTCAACATTCCCTTTTCAAACAGATTATTCAGCACTAATGATGAAATACAAAATCCTCATAATCTTTAataaaccaaatcaaaaatagattttataaaagcCAAGAATGCGGCAAATGAGGATCGAACCTTATgtgcaagaagaagaagcaaaagctGCGCATCCGAATCAAGGGTTTGGGAACCAATCCAACCAAGTAAGCACCTCATATGACCCAAGTGCCTCAAGAACTCGATCGTATTGATATCTCTCTGCAACAATAATATAATGTCGAATCTATTTCATGCCatatatattcattaaaaTAGAATCACAAGTTTCCAAATCAAATCAGACTATAAATACTGTGATCCACGACGatctttcccaattaaatttgaTAACGCAATGTGTTCAATATTTTATAATGAAAACCAGAAATCTCCATTACATAGTGATCTGAATACAGTAATTAAGATTTTCGCATTCGAAGGAACAGTAATTAAGATCCGAGAAATTCTCACATTCTCCTCCGTAGTTATCCTTCATTTTCCTGGCAACCAAACAGTCGGTAAGAGAATCGATTCTTGAACGAAAGAAAGAGGCGTGATAAGAAACTACGATTTCTTCTAGCTCTGATCGGTGGCTTTAGTTTCGTGCTCTTAAATTCCTACTGATATCTCGCCACGTGTAGAATGGAGGCTTTTTGCCGACCGCCTCGAACGACTAATATACCTCTATCATGGTCTATGGATAGTGATGTGTCAAGATGTGATTGGGTAAGAGGAGACAATTGAGATCGAACACGTCTAATATATGAATTCGTTactgtttttagttttataattttataaaatcgAACTTTTTTTATGGTAGAACAAGGAACAGGATTGGATTAGCTTAATCCAATATCATTTTTTGTGTTAAAAAATGAACGTGGAATGTGGAATGTGGAATGTGGATAGGATAAAAGATAGTCGCATGCGCACCTCTATTATATGCCTTTTTGTAGGACAACTTATCCTATCTGACGTGGGATGCATAATCTCGCTACTCCAATTCCTTGACTTTGAATTCAAGATCCGGGAGCCGCGACACAAACTCAGGACACTAGTGTCAATGGGATCCCGAGCCTCTACTTTTAGTTCTTGTATATTTAACCGCATTTCACAATATCTAGACCATATCTTTTTCAATTGAACATAATTCAATGCAACTAATCCTACCTCCTAATTCAATGCAATTCAATCCTAATTGCCAAACATTGCACTACTCATGTGGACTAGTGTTCAGGGTAACCTAAAATGGACCGCACCAATATGATTGTATCCTTCATGATAATTGCTTCAAACAAATAGGTTGTTTGGATCAACTTTACAACAGTGAACCTGCATCTCATGATTTATTATAGTTCTTACTATCAGTTTAGAGTATTCAACTCAAAATCGATTCGGATGATGATGCTCGTAATATTTGATACTGATAGATAAGATTTGAATGCATTCTGCAGGGCATGGCTAtagttttttactttttttttatcaggTTAAATTTGATAAATTCTACAATATTTTGTTCTGCCTGACAAGGAGCATCTTATTATGGCATCATAAACATTACAGActtcatttcttcttcataaTAAAACCTCGAAAACTTCATGCCAGCTGCATGCCCCTTTCACTACTTTAAGattaatgttttgttttgtattttctgGATTAAGATTGATCAGCAGAACATAAGCCAACAATGAATCTTTGTTCTAGTGTGGTTCTCTGGGGGAGCTCACCACtcaattgatttcttttggttgtttAAAAGTTAACAAACTTGGACAAGTAGAGCCAGCTATAGAGTTTGGCAAAGTTAACCTGTACAACTTTTATTCGTAATTTCCCTACGCATCCAAGTCTGCTGGAATTTGAGTGCAAAAACAGTTCTCTCTAGCTAGAGAGTTGTATGTGTAAGTTGTAgaattgacatgtatatattttctGTGTGAGAAGGATAGATATGTGTGTCGTCTGACTCTGAGGCTGTGAGTTGAAAAGGAATATGTACGGGAGATGCCATATATGCATCTTGCTCCGCACTAATAACATGTGGAGCTGTAATTTTCCATGATGTTCTTGATAGGTTGACACTGACTACCAAACACAAATCTATCGTTGGAGGGAGAGAATCAagagaataaaagaaagggaagCAAGTGTTAAAAAGGAAACGAATGTAATACCTTTCTTTATCTCTGATAAAGTTGAAGAATCTATACCTAGAAAAATacacctttttcttcttcttcttcttctcctttttccttttaatacCATGTATGGAGGAAAGCAAGGTGGATTATGAAAGttagattttaaattttctctctctacaacTCCAGATTTTTACTCAGTGTCTGGGAAATTTCTCTGTCttgcttcaatttttctgTTGCAGCTTTTCTCAGAATGCTTAAAAAGggtttaaaaagaaaaaaaaaaagagattcaCAATTTACTATAATGATTTGAAAGCTAGTTAAATCCAAAACTCTTGATATTTTGCGCTGTCTGTTTCCAATCATTTCAGAGAATTTTCAGCATACAGTATACTTCAGGATATTCTATACGCAGAGGTTGACCGTAGAAAACaacaccaacaacaacaaataatGAATAAACTGGCTATTCACTTACATTTTGTTTCAAGTTGTGGAGAGAGAGCTCTGTTTcttcgtttttttttcccgCCTTTTCTTCTGCGTGGGGGAAGTACGAAGGGAGAGTATTTTAAGATCTCCAAATGGTCTAGAGTCTGCATTACTGCAATGTTTAGATTTCATAGTTTAAAATGGTATTGTTCTCATTTTGGACATTATATAGTGGCAGTGGGGAAGCAGCAAACTACAAAATTGCACACCAAGACAGAAAAAGCTAACTTCATTAAGAATAGGAAATAGAATACATGCTATAGCTGATCAAATGTTACAGAGCACTAGACACATCAAACACTACATAACTTGCTCAaggaggaaaaacaaaaaacaaaagaaacaaaagaaagaagcattACTACATAGACCTTGCATGCAGAGCTCACTACAGTACTAATTTGagccaatttattttttttccaacatgATATTTGAGTAGTTTTAATTAAGACATAGTCTGCTGCTGGTGAGGCTTCAGCTTTGGGATGAGTTGGCCTTTTAGGTGGAGGGACATGACTTCATTGGTTGATCCCACCAGGGTTCCGCCTATGAACACAGCCGGCACGGGGGCAGTGCACCCCAGCCTCATAAGAGCCTTCTCCATTTCCCTGCCGTCAGGATCTTGGTCAATCTCATGAACCACAGGACTCACCCCAATCTCTTGAAATAGAATGTTAACTGCATAGCACAGGCAACATGAGCTCTTGCTAAAAATCACCACACCCTTCTCTGATGCCAACCTCATTACTTTGTCCAtcttgataaaaaaaaaacacttgatCAAGAGTATCTTCCCAATATGGCAAAGTTTTGccttgaagggaaaaaaagaaccaaGGAAAAAAGTAGTCCTCTGGATTACCTAAGACTACTAGTTTACTTAAGACTTTATCAGAACCATCGGATCGAATTCAAACTGAACTCGATCCAATGGTTAAATTGGCTTTTGGAGTTATGATGAGGAGAAGAGATAGATAGTAGCTAGGTTGGCTAGAGAGAAGAGTTTGAAGCTTAAGGTTGTTTGAATATTTGAGCTCTCAATTGCTCGACTATTTATAGGGACAGCATTAGCAGGGTGGACTGCTTTTCTTTGaacaagaaaattcaaaagagGATGGTCTTTATTTAGATgcccaaacaaagaaaagctACTTTTTAAGATGAAGACTCCAAACATCTATTAGACTGAACAAGTTGCATGGCAGATGTATTTCCTGCATGCAGTACATGCTTAGCTGAAGTGAATTAATATCTCTCAGGTATATGACTGCATATATATTGAGTGGTGTAATTTATATGCGACCTACGTGTATAGCCTATGCACCATTTCTTCAGGTTATACAAATTTAATGGAAACAAACACCAAATATACATATACTCTGTGTCTAGACCCAATAAAAGTAGAAAGTTATTCCATAAGGCAGCTGGGATCAATTTATACCAGATTCCCTAAATCACCTTCCTTGAATCCTTGTGCAGAAAAATGGGGAATGAGATAGATAGATCTCTTTCGGTGGCTGCGATTCTGTTGTGTTGCGCCCACCAACTTGCACGATTCCTTTTCACACATGACACGTACGTGTGGCACACACGTACGTGAGAGAGCTAGCTTAGATATTGTTCATATAGACTGTTAAGTTTCCAAACTTCTCCATGCTCCACATGTATGTGGATAGGCATATGGAAATGATCACCATACGTTTTAGAAGAGCAACTTCTTTTCTGTATAAATGAAGAGGCCAGATATTCCTCTTCTTGGAGCAAGCCTTTTTAGAGTATAATGAGTCATCAATCAGCATATATAACATATCAGTGAAAATCTAAATTCTTTTGATGTTCATATCAGATACTCCTGCGGAGATTCTGATTTATTAAATTGCTTATTCTTTATATAGATGAAGGACATATGGAAGAACTTTTTGGCCTTTTGGATTTGGAGGAATACAAGGCCCAAAAAGGTTAGCTATAGGAGCCTAAGGCATCAAAGCTTCATTGTCTCTGATCCCTCAGTAGCTGTCATGTACATGGCTTCCCATAAAATTCACTTGGCATGTAGTCTCTGGGGAATTCAAGGGAGAGAGCCCAACCGTCAGAATGCTGAGAACCACCCAACCATTTCATCTTTTCCTTCAAAGATTAACCTGCACCCACGGccgtgtatatatatatatatgtatgtatgtatgcaaAGAAAAGATTCTTATCTTCCATGCATATACAAACTCACATAATAACAGAAAAAACTTTATAGCCTTTCACATTTCATAGGCAAATGCGATTCTCAGTTTTTCAAACGGGGACCCACCTAATCTAGGGGATATGTTTTTTGTATTGGAAAATCTCTTATCATTGATCAGATGATCAGAAATCTTGATCATGATAAAAGGTTACTGTTATGCTTGGTTGAAACTTAATTTTATTctaaaattcttaattttattcTAAAATTTTAATCTAGCTTAGCATGGAAAAAATCTTTTGTGAACAAATGAAAAACCTGCTGCAGTTTAGTTAGTCAGTCTTATCATGAAATTTTATAGGTGGCATTCTCCCAATTTTCTTTCCCAACCTAGGTGGCATTCTCGCATTGGACAACGATGTGGGGTGCATATCAGTTGCCACCTAAGTTGGGATTCCAAATACATAAATAGGTCAATGTAGTTAGATCCATTGCTGATTTGACAGATAGGGAAAATTGCAGTGTCCAATTACTTGTAATGTAAAAGTAGAAGATGTTTTGATGGAGAAAAGTTTCAGAACTCTCCAGGATATACTTTTCATATGATCTGACTTCATTTCACATACATAGAATGCAGCCAGGGAAGTTACATACAtagtagaaaaagaaaaaaggaaaatataccTCAACACTCATTTTTCTTGAAGCATGGTATTTGGATTCTTTTCTGTGTATACTTAGAGCTAATTAACAGAGCATTAACTAGCATAGCTTAATTTCTGTGTAATATGTGTAAGCTGCTAGCTAGCAGCCTAGCTAGAACCAGATAGCTTTTGCATCCTTGAGCATTTGTTTTAGAGATCCATCAACATGATAGGATATGATATCCTTTGATGAGCCTACATATTTCCCACCTATGAACACAGCAGGGAGAGCAGGGTTGCAGCCCAGCTGCCTCAATGCCCACTCCATGTCCCTCCCATTGGCATATCGATCGAGCTCGTGAATCGCAGGGCTTGCACCAAGCTCATAGAAAAGTGATTTCACGCTGTGGCATATGCAGCATGAGCTCTTTGTGAAAATCACAGCAGCCTTCTCTGAAGCCAACTCTCTTACACTCTCCATTTCTCTAGAGAAAACAAAGTATACTGACTAATGCAAACACTGTAAAGGGCAGAGAAATCACTAGCAATGCTGATCACTTCTGCAAATCAAAACCCAGAAGCGGAAACTCTAATTAAAGATTTGTTTGTGATGGGAAATGCTATATGCAAGAGCAGCAAAAGCAGATGTACTAAGAGCTTAATGGCTAATTGGTTTGAGGGTTTGCTTGCTGTAGTTTGGGATGGATCAGCCTATTTATAAAGGCTGGAGAGGCTGTTGGATGGCATTGTTTAATCTTGAgagaaaaaaggagagagaaacaatTAAGAACCATAAAATGGATAAGACACAGAAAGTAGTAGCTGCTTTAGATATTTGTTTGGATAAGAAAAATGCCCCTGATGATTTGCGTGATAGCGACTCTGCTATATGCTATAAACAAATTGCATGCAGCATATATacaatataatttatatatatatatatatatatataatcacaCACATAGACACAGAGTAATGATAATTTTCAGTCTATTTAGAGATCTCCTGGAATGTCCGTACTATGAACAGTGTTGAGAATAAGAATCACACATATATGTTCATATTAACGCACACTTTCGGCCCTGGTTGGTTGCATCATGATATACTAATTaattcatattaatattatttcttGGTTGGTTGCAAATTAACTCTTTTGGGAAGAGGGGGACAACAAGAATGAAATTTATCCCTAGcgtttttctttgcatttgtTTTTACAAAGTCAGAgactagctagctagctaggaaTTTTAGACCCCACTTTGGCATTGTGTACAGAGACAAAACGTACACCACCAATAAACccaaatcttttttcttttctttttttttaagaagaaggagaagaagaagtgggGGAAAATGCAGAGATAAAGCTGGTTAATCAATCTGGTTTTTGTTCGGATTGCATTGCATGTTGCAGTACGTGGCTGATGTGGAGAAGGGATAGAGTTTATCCAATTGAATTtcactttccttttcttttctgatatGGTCCCTCCATCAAATTCACAGATCTATATTTTGATacctataatattaatattccTTTATGTGTCACTGCGTAAACAGCCCTGCAAGCAATCTCATCCCAGAAATTCCAGGGGAAAAAAATAAGTCTTCATTCCATGACACTGAAGATTGGGAATAAATGCATCTTCTTGATTGTTCTGCATGATCTTCTTCCTAATATTAAAATCCGGAATATGGCACGTGTCTCCATATACCCATCTCaatcaaaagaataaaaataaagccattcatcatcatcattatgtATCACATTGACAACTTAGCATTGTCCTCATCAGTCGACATGCATCACAACATTGACAAGGCATTTACAATTGGATAACTCGCCGTTTCATTGTCTCCTCTAGCCACCTCTCTCCTCatacagagagagaaggagagagtgAGAGCTACTCCACCCATTTAATATGGCAAAGGGTAAGAAAGGGTTAGGACAGACACTATTTACATAAATAGAAGTTGCCTTTACAAAAAGCAATGGACAAATACTATTcacttttgggttttttttttaaaaaaaaaacctaaacaaTTAACTTggataatttttatttatgctttgtttatgttttatttttagttatgctttggttgtgggttttttttaaaattatattttgtttgatgtatggaatgtgttgaaaataaaaaaataatagaaggagaagaaatgaTATGAGGATTttgtgttgaaagtgaagaagaatggtagttcagaaattttttcctaaaaaaagcccaaccgttggattttttttttttaaaaaaaaaaattttaaagcaTTGGTGCACTAGAACGGCCACGTGGTagaaaaattttgaattactGAGCTAACGTCAGCAGCCTTCGAGCTCAGCCTCGAGTTGGTTTCGCCTGCAGGCTGGCCCAGTCTCACGGGACCCATGACTTGCCCAGGCTTCACAAGCCTGCTGGAAGCTGCTTTTTGGACTCAGGCCCTGTCTTGTCAGGGCTGAGTGTTGTTGCTGGAATCGCTCTAATGAAACAGGATAGAGATGCATTTTTCCTAGATAAGGGTGGGTGCATTTCAAGATttctatagtgagggtctTATATATAGCATTTATGTGAGGTCTTATCTCTTAATCATCGGATTAAATTGATTAGTCGTTGAATCAAATTGGTTAGCTTGATTCAACGGTTAAAAGATAGGACCACCTAAATGTCATATATAAGGCCTTCACTGCAGAATGAGtcgggggcatttgtgggattTGGTTGGGTTGGGGAGTGGGTGGGCTTCAACCCATTCGATCGATTTCCTGCTTAAATTGTGCTGTGTAGGATGGGCTAGATAATGAACAATAGAGGGACGTTTTGGGCCCTATAGCTTGATtctcttttactttttatccctttgcttgagaatttttacttttctccATAACGGGAAAATATGCCTcaaaaaattcagattatATGCGTTAAACCCAAGCAAATCTAATAGGTTCTATGTGTTCCTCTGCCGGTGCTACAAGATCTTACTTACCCAAATATTCTCTAACATTTGTGATCTCTTAACATAATCATAcgtttaaattaataaaatcattgaaagataattataaatttcatcaaaattattttaataatatctTTGTGTGTCGagattgaaaaatatattttttactaaaaaaaattatcaacatTATGAGTGGGTTTGTACACCATGTTCATAcaagaaaaatttaagtaaGAACTTACATGTTACGTGACAGATACCATTAAAATACATTTATGTATTAAGAAATCCTAATTATAAATCAAAACCTACGACGCATGACTTAATGTAACTGGTGACTTACCATGCTAACCTATAGCACAATAgagaaaaaattgatgatagCGTTACATTCGCGCCTTCCCATTTAAAAactttatattataatacaaaacaaaaccctcGAATTAATAGTCAAATGTTTccttatatataataatatttaaaaagaaatttcctTTAGCTCTCCTCAAGCTCAATTAGGCTTTGCGGAGAGAGTGTATAATCGGAATTGGACCCTAGGGTTAGGGCTTTGCAGTGATAACGATAAATTTGGAGGCTTCAGCTTTCGGTCGGCGTCGAGGTTGAAAGAAGGACTCTCGGGTAAGTAGATTTCGTTCTACCTATCagctaaaataaatttggaatttCAAGTTCATAGTCTCAGCATGATATTCAAGCACCCAAACCGTTGGTTCACATCCTTGAACCGAAACAGAGTTTTAATTGTCAAATGGTTGGATTGCACTTGGTTAGACTTACAGGTTCCATGGGTGTGGAATTTGATTATCTCAGTTTGGGTTAGTATATTTTAAGTTGTTTATTGTATCCCTTGGACTTTAAGTGAAGTTCCTTGTATATGGTGGTCTTATGTTTCATGTTTGGATTTGGTTTAGTCATGAAAATTTCttactttcttcttttattagATGTTGGGTTAGGCCTGGGTTTAGAAAAGTTTGAAACTTTATTATCTTATTGATGGACATAATACTATTATTGTTCAAAGTGGCTTTCAGGATTGCTCAAATGGAGGATGCCCAAGAAGTATCTGAAACAATGTCAGACAAATCATCTGAAAATACACAGGAAACTCGTGATGAAATGCTTTCGAGGCACAGGTGATTTGCTCATCAAGTCTGCATTTTTATCACTTGTTCTCTTTTAGTTATTCTTATGATGTTGTATTTGGCTGGTGGTTACATTGGTAATGCAAATACGATCTGTTATTTACATGTGTATGCTAGTCAAACGCACTTTGTGGTTGACTAATACGAAGGTTTATCTtcaatatatttgaattgatgaaattgtgtTGTTGATGCGTTTTCATGTTCTCCAAGAAGTGGTTGATGTAATAAGAATGACGACATATTATAGGTTCATTGAGGCTGGTGTCTAAAAAATTGGCGAGGTCGACTTTGTTAAGTTTCCCATAGATAATTCTGGTATTCCCCTTTGACATGTCTGTTTATACAGGAAAGAGATATCAAAACTTCAGGACaaggaaattgaaatgaagaaGGCAGCTGCCAAAGGTAGCAAGGCCGAACAAAAAGCTAAGAAAAAGCAGGTGGAGGAAGAGATTTCTCGGGTTTCTGCTAAGCTTAAAGAAAAACATGCTCAAGAACTTGCTTCATTAGGCTATAGCACTAGTAATGGAACTGAGAAAGCAAAACTTGACAATTTAGTGAAAGCCATAGCTGGTGTTTCTGTCACCAGTCAACCTGACCAAGCAAAGCCCAGCAAGAGTTCAAAGAGGCGGGAGAAAAGAGCTCAGCAAGATGCAGCTAGGGAGCAAAGAATTCAAGAAGAGCAGAGCAACCTTGTAAGTGATCGAATGATTGAGAATGAGAAGCTAGAGAAAAAGCTTGAACCCCTTGGTTTGACCATTAATGAAATAAAGCCCGATGGTCATTGCCTCTACCGAGCTATGCAGGATCAGCTGGCCCATTTTTCCGGAGGTTCATCACCCCACACGTACCAAGAGCTTCGAGAAATGGTGGCTGCTTATATGAGGAAGCATGCATCTGATTTTCTCCCATTTTTTTTGTCAGAGAATCCAGTAGATGGAGATTCTGAGGATTCACATGCAGAGAGGTTTGAGAATTACTGTAAAGAAGTAGAGTCAACAGCGGCATGGGGAGGGCAGCTAGAGCTTGGTGCTTTAACTCACTGCCTTAAAAAGCATATCATGATATACTCAGGATCCTTCCCTGATGTGGAGATGGGCAAGGAGTACAAATCAGATAGCAGCAATACGGATTCTTCTGATTCGAGTATTATGTTGTCATACCATAAGCATGCATTTGGGCTTGGTGAGCACTATAATTCTGTGGTTCGAATATGATCATCGAATAGCCGGTGCAACCACAATGCAAACACACTTGGTTTTCTCATCACTTGGTTTGTAATTTGTGGTGTGAACAAGCACTTTTTGAGCTCTAAACTAATTATTGATACTACAGTAGACAGTGGTTATATTCAGATTGGTTTTCCTTAAAAGTTTTCTACATCTTCTGGACTATGTTTTGTAGTCAAATTTTTGTCTCTTCTGACTTCTCTGTGGCTCGTTTATGTCGAAACTTGAGTACCCAGCATGAATACAAAATTGGCCACAAATTGTAGGTTCCTATAGAGGCCCAGGGCCAGAGATTCTCACATGCCACATCCATTTTTTATCCATCCGAGAAGTCCATTGATACATTGCATGCAAAACGAATTAATTACTCTTTATTCTTGCCTTATTTCTTAAATCTGTTTTTGGACCAATACATTTACTTGTAAGTACTCAGAATATGTATTATTTGGTTCCATTGAAGGGAATCAAAACCTGAACAAATCCTAATCCTTGCCCCACATTCTCTCATCGCTTGGGCGTCAAGGGCTTGGCAACAAACACTAATgttgaacaaaagaaaatttggaaaatcaCTAAAATTGTAGGTCCCGttttgataaccattttaattttagttttagtttttatttttctctagagtacaaagggaaaaaagggagaatgagagtgaagatgagattgagagggaggagtaacaaaaaaccaaaaatctatttgaaattgcTTTCACTTTCacgtttttgttttcatgtttgttactcctccctctCATCCTCTCCCTCAATCTCATACTtattctcattctcactctAATTTTCCTCTACACTCTagcatgaaaaatgaaaactaaaaactaaaattgaaatggctACCGAATGGACCGTAGCATATAGCATATGCAAAGTGACAACCGCCCACCTCACTCCTCTAAAGTCAAAACCTAGTTGATGATGAAAtatcttctttccttttttggatTAGTAAGCAaactataatatatattaaaagatAGCAAATAGAGTTGCAAAAAAAGGCAGAATTCTTCTCTAAACAAGTAGCAGCCAGCAAGCACTCTTTGATCTTTATCTAATCCATTCGGGATGCTATCGCATTTGTTAAATTCTACATATCCCCAACCGTGTCCACTCGTACTACTTTTATTGTCAAACTCAAACATATATTATAACATTAATTATCCATAATTTCTGTTCTAGATtatccttctttcttttctgcaTATGCATGCATAATCTTGACGTTTAGGGTTGACAAACTTTATACATTGGCAATGAAATCAAATGGGATGGATAGCTGAGATCATTTTGGTGAGGCGGCGAATATACCCAAAGCAAATCCTTTTCTGGGCAATTGTTTTGTCAGTGTGTAACTGGCTAGTTTCAGAAGAAATAATATCCATATATAGCTAAGGAAAGAGCTTTTGTGAAAGCAATCTTCTTTTGGAACCTCATGCTCCTCTAATCAAACCGGGCCCAAACATATTTAATGTAATTGGAACACGAGataattggtttttttatatagatgGAATCGAATTGGAACCAAGATGATTGAtgacatatataaatttgacGCCTAATATTATTGTTCCAAAAGAAACCATTGAAATCTTGATACATATATAGCCTAGCAAGTTCAAGTTGGACCTGAATTATTTGGATCctagtttctttttaatgttttattattGGGTGGATTTTCATGCTGCCCAAGGGGCAAGTTAACTGTTAACCTACCTTTAATCAGATTCTTAACTATGTATGTACGTAAATTAttgtttcttcctttctcttgACTTTATTTTCACGCTTTCGGATCTCTTCAATTGAACTTGAAGAGGACGTACACGAATCTTGTTATCCTACTCATTCCAtaaacccatcttcttctccactATAACTGTACCTAGATGCTCTAGAATAGATGATGAGACCTGGGTTGTAATTGATAAAtaccaaaataccctttagCTCACTTTCACTTAACTAAACCCTTGCGTTGCGTTCATGTATATCTTAGcaataacaataacaaaataaaccCCACTAGTGGAAAAAGCCTTGACTTGTAGATAAGAGGTTTCATGTTTGAATCCCATAGTTTtatgtgtgagaaatctcCATTTCCTATAGTTTAGACTACTGCTtgtactaaaaacaaaataaacccCTTACACACATAGACATTAATTACTTACAAACTCAAATTAAACCTTAGACAGTAATTaagtttatttttgtaataaatattaatttggttAGGGATAAAATGCATGCAAAACATGAATCTGGTGCTTGCAAAGGacaatgtatatatatatatatatatatatatatatatatatatatggcgGCTATAGATTGTTTGGTACGTTAAGGGTAACTTGGGAACTCAGAGATCCCACAATATGCTGTCACAATTTGCATGTaagtatatgtatatgc
Proteins encoded:
- the LOC117637752 gene encoding monothiol glutaredoxin-S11-like; the encoded protein is MDKVMRLASEKGVVIFSKSSCCLCYAVNILFQEIGVSPVVHEIDQDPDGREMEKALMRLGCTAPVPAVFIGGTLVGSTNEVMSLHLKGQLIPKLKPHQQQTMS
- the LOC117637726 gene encoding glutaredoxin-C11 — encoded protein: MESVRELASEKAAVIFTKSSCCICHSVKSLFYELGASPAIHELDRYANGRDMEWALRQLGCNPALPAVFIGGKYVGSSKDIISYHVDGSLKQMLKDAKAIWF
- the LOC117638874 gene encoding OVARIAN TUMOR DOMAIN-containing deubiquitinating enzyme 5 isoform X1, with product MDIILLLFKVAFRIAQMEDAQEVSETMSDKSSENTQETRDEMLSRHRKEISKLQDKEIEMKKAAAKGSKAEQKAKKKQVEEEISRVSAKLKEKHAQELASLGYSTSNGTEKAKLDNLVKAIAGVSVTSQPDQAKPSKSSKRREKRAQQDAAREQRIQEEQSNLVSDRMIENEKLEKKLEPLGLTINEIKPDGHCLYRAMQDQLAHFSGGSSPHTYQELREMVAAYMRKHASDFLPFFLSENPVDGDSEDSHAERFENYCKEVESTAAWGGQLELGALTHCLKKHIMIYSGSFPDVEMGKEYKSDSSNTDSSDSSIMLSYHKHAFGLGEHYNSVVRI
- the LOC117638874 gene encoding OVARIAN TUMOR DOMAIN-containing deubiquitinating enzyme 5 isoform X2, with translation MEDAQEVSETMSDKSSENTQETRDEMLSRHRKEISKLQDKEIEMKKAAAKGSKAEQKAKKKQVEEEISRVSAKLKEKHAQELASLGYSTSNGTEKAKLDNLVKAIAGVSVTSQPDQAKPSKSSKRREKRAQQDAAREQRIQEEQSNLVSDRMIENEKLEKKLEPLGLTINEIKPDGHCLYRAMQDQLAHFSGGSSPHTYQELREMVAAYMRKHASDFLPFFLSENPVDGDSEDSHAERFENYCKEVESTAAWGGQLELGALTHCLKKHIMIYSGSFPDVEMGKEYKSDSSNTDSSDSSIMLSYHKHAFGLGEHYNSVVRI